From the genome of Streptomyces sp. NBC_01341, one region includes:
- a CDS encoding sensor histidine kinase codes for MRLPRTLPRSLAGQLFAMQALLVAAVVAGCAFFAYASGRSQAEETAARQVRAAALAMAGSPSVREAIRTPDPSAVLQPYAERVRADTGIAFVTIMDPDGVRWTHPDPSQIGRRFIGHTERALAGETFEETYTGTLGPSIRVVTPIRDGDRIVGLVSAGITVERVSTQVREQLGALGTAAGAALALGGLGTYVINARLRRHTHGMNARELSRMHTYHEATLHAVREGLLMLDGRRRVALINDAGRELLGLAPGAVGRRVDELALPAPLTGALLASEPRVDEVHLTADRVIVVNTSPVVGGERRGTVVTLRDHTELQALSGELDSERGFTQALRSQAHEAANRLHTVVSLIELGRVDEAVEFATAELELAQVLTDRVVGAVAEPVLAALLLGKAAQAHERGVELALAEDSLIDDGALPRSLAPRDLVTILGNLIDNAVDAASETATGGGGPVPAQRTGPVRALVTVTALTEAGELLLRVADTGGGIGPDDADEVFRRGWTTHGTGRGLGLALVRQAVHRNGGTVTLGRAPDGGAEFTVRLPLTGRAAGAKVVTA; via the coding sequence ATGCGTCTGCCCCGTACCCTGCCCCGCAGCCTGGCCGGTCAGCTGTTCGCGATGCAGGCCCTGCTCGTGGCGGCGGTCGTCGCCGGGTGCGCCTTCTTCGCCTATGCCTCGGGCCGGTCGCAGGCCGAGGAGACCGCGGCCCGCCAGGTGCGTGCGGCCGCCCTCGCGATGGCCGGATCACCCTCCGTACGGGAGGCGATCCGTACCCCGGACCCGTCCGCCGTACTCCAGCCCTACGCGGAGCGGGTGCGGGCTGACACCGGGATCGCGTTCGTCACGATCATGGATCCGGACGGCGTCCGCTGGACCCACCCCGACCCCTCCCAGATCGGCCGGAGGTTCATCGGGCACACCGAGCGCGCCCTCGCCGGCGAGACCTTCGAGGAGACCTACACCGGCACGCTCGGGCCCTCGATACGGGTCGTCACGCCGATCCGCGACGGCGACAGGATCGTCGGGCTCGTCAGCGCGGGCATCACGGTCGAGCGGGTGTCGACCCAGGTGCGGGAGCAGCTGGGCGCCCTCGGGACCGCCGCGGGCGCCGCACTCGCGCTCGGCGGGCTCGGGACGTACGTGATCAACGCGAGGCTGCGGCGGCACACGCACGGGATGAACGCCCGGGAGCTGAGCCGGATGCACACGTATCACGAGGCCACCCTGCACGCCGTGCGCGAGGGGCTGCTGATGCTGGACGGCCGGCGCAGGGTCGCCCTGATCAACGACGCGGGCCGGGAGCTGCTGGGGCTGGCGCCGGGCGCGGTCGGCCGCCGGGTCGACGAACTCGCGCTGCCCGCCCCGCTCACCGGGGCGCTCCTCGCGTCCGAGCCGCGGGTGGACGAGGTCCACCTGACGGCGGACCGCGTGATCGTGGTCAACACGAGCCCGGTGGTCGGCGGTGAGCGGCGCGGCACGGTCGTGACCCTGCGGGACCACACGGAGTTGCAGGCGCTGTCGGGCGAGCTCGACTCCGAGCGCGGCTTCACGCAGGCGCTGCGCTCGCAGGCGCACGAGGCCGCGAACCGGCTGCACACCGTGGTGTCGCTGATCGAGCTGGGCCGGGTCGACGAGGCCGTGGAGTTCGCGACGGCCGAGCTGGAGCTCGCGCAGGTCCTCACCGACCGGGTGGTGGGGGCGGTCGCCGAGCCGGTGCTGGCCGCGCTGCTGCTCGGCAAGGCGGCGCAGGCCCATGAACGCGGCGTGGAGCTGGCCCTCGCCGAGGACAGCCTGATCGACGACGGGGCGCTCCCGCGTTCGCTGGCACCGCGGGATCTGGTGACGATCCTCGGCAACCTGATCGACAACGCGGTGGACGCCGCGTCCGAGACGGCGACGGGCGGGGGCGGCCCCGTACCCGCGCAGCGCACCGGTCCGGTGCGGGCCCTGGTCACCGTGACCGCGCTCACCGAGGCGGGCGAACTGCTGCTGCGCGTCGCGGACACCGGCGGCGGGATCGGCCCGGACGACGCGGACGAGGTGTTCCGTCGCGGCTGGACGACACACGGTACGGGGCGCGGGCTGGGCCTGGCGCTCGTGCGGCAGGCGGTCCACCGCAACGGCGGGACGGTCACGCTGGGCAGGGCGCCGGACGGCGGCGCGGAGTTCACGGTGCGGCTGCCGCTCACCGGCCGCGCCGCGGGGGCGAAGGTGGTCACGGCATGA
- a CDS encoding ATP-dependent 6-phosphofructokinase, producing MRIGILTAGGDCPGLNAVIRSVVHRAVVGHGDEVIGFEDGFKGLLDGHFRPLDLNAVSGILARGGTILGSARLERDRLREAAENCAELSLRYGIDALIPIGGEGTLTAARMLSEAGMPVVGVPKTIDNDISATDRTFGFDTAVGVATDAIDRLKTTAESHQRVMVVEVMGRHAGWIALESGMAGGAHGICLPERPFQVDDLVKMVEERFSRGKKFAVICVAEGAHPAEGSMPYTKGEIDQFGHERFQGIGNRLAAELELRLGKEARPVILGHVQRGGTPTAYDRVLATRFGWNAVEAVHRGDFGRMTSLRGTDIVMAPLADAVTRLKTVPSDRMYEAESVF from the coding sequence ATGCGCATCGGAATTCTCACCGCAGGCGGCGACTGCCCAGGCCTCAACGCCGTGATCCGGTCGGTCGTGCATCGTGCCGTGGTGGGGCACGGCGATGAGGTCATCGGCTTCGAGGACGGTTTCAAGGGGCTGCTCGACGGCCACTTCCGGCCCCTCGACCTGAACGCGGTCAGCGGCATCCTGGCGCGTGGCGGCACCATCCTCGGCTCGGCACGGCTGGAGCGCGACCGGCTGCGCGAGGCGGCGGAGAACTGCGCGGAGCTCTCGCTCCGTTACGGCATCGACGCCCTGATCCCCATCGGCGGCGAGGGCACGCTGACCGCCGCGCGGATGCTGTCCGAGGCGGGCATGCCCGTCGTCGGCGTCCCCAAGACCATCGACAACGACATCTCGGCCACCGACCGGACCTTCGGCTTCGACACCGCCGTGGGCGTCGCGACCGATGCCATAGACCGTCTCAAGACCACCGCCGAGTCGCACCAGCGCGTCATGGTGGTCGAGGTCATGGGCCGCCACGCGGGCTGGATCGCGCTGGAGTCCGGGATGGCCGGCGGTGCCCACGGCATCTGCCTGCCGGAGCGGCCCTTCCAGGTCGACGACCTGGTGAAGATGGTCGAGGAGCGCTTCTCCCGGGGCAAGAAGTTCGCCGTCATCTGTGTCGCCGAGGGCGCGCACCCCGCGGAGGGCTCCATGCCGTACACCAAGGGCGAGATCGACCAGTTCGGCCACGAGCGCTTCCAGGGCATCGGCAACCGCCTCGCCGCCGAGCTGGAGCTGCGCCTGGGCAAGGAGGCCCGGCCGGTCATCCTCGGGCACGTGCAGCGCGGCGGCACGCCGACGGCGTACGACCGCGTGCTGGCGACCCGCTTCGGCTGGAACGCGGTGGAGGCCGTGCACCGCGGGGACTTCGGCCGGATGACCTCGCTGCGCGGGACCGACATCGTGATGGCGCCCCTGGCGGACGCCGTGACCCGGCTGAAGACGGTCCCGAGCGACCGGATGTACGAGGCCGAGTCGGTCTTCTGA
- the pta gene encoding phosphate acetyltransferase codes for MTRSVYVTGIDRGDGRQVVDLGVMELLTRQVDRVGVFRPLLHDGPDRLFELLRARYRLSQSPDTVFGLDYHAASAIQAEKGTDELVSLLVDRFHRVARDYEVVLVLGSDFAATQLPDELALNARLANEFGASVIAVVGGQDQDAESVRAETRNAYRAYTGLGCDVLAMIVNRVASEDREDIAELLRTQLPVPCSVLPDDPALSAPTVAQITAALGGTVLLGDDAGLARDALDFVFGGAMLPNFLKALTPGCMVVTPGDRADLVVGSLAAHSAGTPPIAGVLLTLDERPGEEILRLAARLAPGTPVVAVAGGSFPTAGELFALEGKLNAATPRKAETALGLFERHVDTAALLDRISVARSGRVTPMMFEHELLEQARADRRRVVLPEGTEERILRAADVLLRRDVCDLTLLGDVETIRRKAADLGVDLAGSHVVDPQTSELRQGFAERYAELRAHRGVTVELAYDVVSDVNYFGTLMVQEGLADGMVSGSVHSTAATIRPAFEIIKTKPEASIVSSVFFMCLADKVLVYGDCAVNPDPDAAQLADIAVQSAVTASRFGVEPRIAMLSYSTGTSGTGADVDKVREATERVRASRPDLRIEGPIQYDAAVEPSVAATKLPASEVAGRATVLIFPDLNTGNNTYKAVQRSAGAVAVGPVLQGLRKPVNDLSRGALVQDIVNTVAITAIQAQARAEDSE; via the coding sequence GTGACGCGCAGCGTGTACGTGACCGGGATCGACCGGGGGGACGGCCGCCAGGTCGTCGATCTGGGAGTCATGGAGCTCCTGACGCGTCAGGTGGACCGCGTCGGCGTCTTCCGGCCACTCCTGCACGACGGACCCGACCGGCTCTTCGAGCTGCTGCGGGCCCGCTACCGGCTCTCCCAGAGCCCGGACACCGTGTTCGGGCTGGACTATCACGCGGCCTCGGCCATACAGGCGGAGAAGGGGACCGACGAACTGGTCTCCCTGCTGGTGGACCGTTTCCACCGGGTGGCACGCGACTACGAGGTCGTGCTGGTGCTCGGCAGCGACTTCGCCGCCACCCAGCTCCCGGACGAGCTGGCGCTGAACGCCCGGCTGGCCAACGAGTTCGGCGCCTCGGTGATCGCGGTCGTCGGCGGCCAGGACCAGGACGCCGAGTCCGTGCGGGCCGAGACACGCAACGCCTACCGCGCGTACACCGGCCTCGGCTGCGACGTCCTCGCCATGATCGTGAACAGGGTGGCGTCCGAGGACCGGGAGGACATCGCCGAGCTGCTGCGCACCCAGCTGCCGGTCCCCTGCTCGGTGCTGCCCGACGACCCGGCGCTCTCCGCGCCCACCGTCGCCCAGATCACCGCTGCCCTGGGCGGCACGGTCCTGCTCGGTGACGACGCGGGACTGGCCAGGGACGCGCTGGACTTCGTCTTCGGCGGGGCGATGCTGCCCAACTTCCTGAAGGCGCTGACCCCGGGCTGCATGGTGGTGACCCCGGGCGACCGCGCCGACCTGGTCGTCGGGTCGCTCGCCGCGCACAGCGCGGGCACCCCGCCCATCGCGGGCGTACTGCTGACCCTGGACGAGCGTCCCGGCGAGGAGATCCTCCGGCTCGCGGCCCGCCTCGCACCGGGCACCCCGGTCGTGGCGGTGGCGGGCGGCTCCTTCCCCACGGCCGGTGAACTCTTCGCCCTGGAAGGGAAGCTGAACGCGGCGACGCCCCGCAAGGCCGAGACCGCGCTCGGCCTCTTCGAGCGCCACGTGGACACCGCCGCCCTGCTCGACCGCATCTCGGTGGCCCGCAGCGGCCGGGTCACCCCGATGATGTTCGAGCACGAACTGCTGGAACAGGCCCGCGCCGACCGGCGGCGCGTCGTACTGCCCGAGGGCACCGAGGAGCGCATCCTGCGCGCCGCCGACGTGCTGCTGCGCCGTGACGTCTGCGATCTGACGCTGCTCGGCGACGTGGAGACCATCCGCAGGAAGGCCGCCGACCTGGGCGTGGACCTCGCGGGCAGCCACGTCGTCGACCCGCAGACCTCCGAGCTTCGCCAGGGCTTCGCCGAGCGGTACGCCGAGCTGCGCGCGCACCGCGGGGTGACGGTGGAACTGGCGTACGACGTGGTCTCCGACGTCAACTACTTCGGCACCCTGATGGTCCAGGAGGGCCTGGCCGACGGGATGGTCTCCGGGTCGGTTCACTCCACGGCGGCGACGATCCGGCCGGCGTTCGAGATCATCAAGACCAAGCCGGAAGCCTCGATCGTCTCCTCCGTCTTCTTCATGTGCCTCGCCGACAAGGTGCTGGTGTACGGCGACTGTGCCGTCAACCCGGACCCGGACGCGGCGCAGCTCGCCGACATCGCGGTCCAGTCGGCCGTCACCGCGTCCCGCTTCGGGGTGGAGCCGAGGATCGCGATGCTGTCCTACTCGACCGGCACCTCGGGCACGGGCGCCGACGTGGACAAGGTGCGCGAGGCCACCGAGCGGGTACGCGCCTCACGGCCGGACCTGAGGATCGAGGGCCCGATCCAGTACGACGCGGCGGTCGAGCCGTCCGTCGCCGCGACCAAGCTGCCGGCGTCGGAGGTGGCGGGCCGGGCGACCGTGCTGATCTTCCCGGACCTCAACACCGGCAACAACACCTACAAGGCGGTCCAGCGCTCGGCGGGCGCGGTCGCGGTCGGCCCGGTCCTGCAGGGGCTGCGCAAGCCGGTCAACGACCTCTCGCGCGGGGCTCTGGTCCAGGACATCGTCAACACGGTGGCCATCACGGCGATCCAGGCCCAGGCGCGGGCCGAGGACAGCGAATGA
- a CDS encoding helix-turn-helix domain-containing protein produces MAPGHVAYGLGAQYGLLITAETVMAWERGTALPGERELMALAGVLWCAPGDLLAAASTLREHRIARDLSVEDLARSLGMTGGAYTRIEESGRWRGNERQAVALCEALDMSAAQFLTATGRNEELADLLTRAVTTRWQAYVRPVDKLVPLDRILVQDVLEQLHADYQALMVSTLSWNTTNRDRAGTAGDAGREFIGRVVEEFWRTAGI; encoded by the coding sequence ATGGCTCCAGGACATGTTGCGTACGGTCTCGGAGCCCAGTACGGGCTGCTGATCACGGCGGAAACCGTGATGGCCTGGGAGCGGGGTACGGCCCTGCCCGGCGAACGCGAACTGATGGCACTGGCCGGTGTGCTGTGGTGCGCCCCGGGTGATCTGCTGGCCGCCGCGAGCACGCTGCGCGAGCACAGGATCGCGCGCGACCTCTCCGTGGAGGACCTGGCCCGGTCGCTCGGGATGACCGGGGGCGCGTACACGCGGATCGAGGAGTCGGGCCGCTGGAGGGGCAACGAGCGCCAGGCGGTGGCCCTCTGCGAGGCGCTGGACATGTCGGCCGCGCAGTTCCTGACCGCGACCGGCCGCAACGAGGAGCTCGCCGACCTGCTGACCAGGGCGGTGACGACCCGCTGGCAGGCCTACGTACGGCCGGTGGACAAACTCGTCCCGCTGGACCGGATCCTGGTGCAGGACGTGCTGGAACAACTGCACGCCGACTACCAGGCGTTGATGGTCTCGACACTCAGCTGGAACACCACGAACCGGGACCGGGCCGGCACAGCGGGCGACGCGGGACGGGAGTTCATCGGCCGGGTCGTCGAGGAGTTCTGGCGGACCGCGGGCATCTGA
- the pyk gene encoding pyruvate kinase, with translation MRRSKIVCTLGPAVDSHEQLVALIEAGMSVARFNFSHGTHEEHQGRYDRVRKAAAETGRAVGVLADLQGPKIRLAKFAEGPVELVRGDEFVITSEDVPGDKSMCGTTYKGLPGDVAKGDPILINDGNVELKVVSVDGPRVTTIVIEGGVVSDHKGINLPGAAVNVPALSDKDVEDLRFALRMGCDLVALSFVRDAEDVKDVHKVMDEEGRRVPVIAKVEKPQAVEHMEGIVAAFDGVMVARGDLAVEYPLEKVPMVQKRLIELCRRNAKPVIVATQMMESMITNSRPTRAEASDVANAILDGADAVMLSAESSVGAYPIETVKTMSKIVVAAEEELLGKGLQPLVPGKKPRTQGGSVARAACEIADFLNGKALVAFTKSGDTARRLSRYRTAQPILAFTTEESTRNQLALSWGIESYVVPHVDNTDAMVDLVDAELLKLNRYSDGDTMVITAGSPPGVPGTTNMVRVHHLSGERA, from the coding sequence ATGCGCCGTTCCAAAATCGTCTGCACCCTCGGTCCCGCCGTCGACTCCCATGAGCAGCTCGTCGCTCTGATCGAGGCCGGCATGAGCGTGGCCCGTTTCAACTTCAGTCACGGTACCCACGAGGAGCACCAAGGCCGTTACGACAGGGTCCGCAAGGCCGCCGCCGAGACCGGCCGCGCGGTCGGCGTGCTCGCCGACCTCCAGGGACCGAAGATCCGCCTCGCGAAGTTCGCCGAGGGCCCGGTCGAGCTGGTCCGGGGGGACGAGTTCGTCATCACCTCCGAGGACGTTCCCGGTGACAAGTCGATGTGCGGCACCACCTACAAGGGGCTGCCCGGCGACGTCGCCAAGGGCGACCCGATCCTGATCAACGACGGCAACGTCGAGCTGAAGGTCGTCTCGGTGGACGGCCCCAGGGTCACCACCATCGTGATCGAGGGCGGTGTCGTCTCCGACCACAAGGGCATCAACCTGCCGGGAGCGGCCGTCAACGTCCCGGCACTGTCCGACAAGGACGTCGAGGACCTCCGGTTCGCCCTGCGGATGGGCTGCGACCTGGTCGCGCTGTCCTTCGTGCGCGACGCCGAGGACGTCAAGGACGTGCACAAGGTGATGGACGAGGAGGGCCGCCGGGTCCCCGTCATCGCCAAGGTCGAGAAGCCGCAGGCCGTCGAGCACATGGAGGGCATCGTCGCGGCCTTCGACGGCGTCATGGTCGCGCGTGGCGACCTGGCCGTCGAGTACCCGCTCGAGAAGGTCCCGATGGTGCAGAAGCGGCTCATCGAGCTGTGCCGCCGCAACGCCAAGCCGGTGATCGTGGCGACCCAGATGATGGAGTCGATGATCACCAACTCCCGGCCGACCCGCGCCGAGGCCTCCGACGTCGCCAACGCGATCCTGGACGGCGCGGACGCGGTCATGCTGTCCGCGGAGTCCTCCGTCGGCGCGTACCCGATCGAGACGGTCAAGACGATGTCGAAGATCGTCGTCGCCGCCGAGGAGGAGCTCCTCGGCAAGGGCCTCCAGCCGCTGGTGCCGGGCAAGAAGCCCCGCACCCAGGGCGGTTCGGTGGCGCGCGCGGCGTGCGAGATCGCGGACTTCCTCAACGGCAAGGCACTGGTCGCCTTCACCAAGTCCGGTGACACGGCCCGCCGGCTCTCCCGCTACCGCACCGCCCAGCCGATCCTGGCCTTCACCACGGAGGAGTCGACCCGCAACCAGCTCGCGCTGAGCTGGGGCATCGAGTCCTACGTCGTGCCGCACGTGGACAACACGGACGCCATGGTCGACCTGGTGGACGCCGAGCTGCTGAAGCTGAACCGCTACAGCGACGGCGACACGATGGTGATCACGGCCGGCTCGCCCCCCGGCGTCCCCGGCACCACCAACATGGTCCGGGTGCACCACCTCAGCGGCGAGCGCGCCTGA
- a CDS encoding acetate kinase, producing MTDARRVLVLNSGSSSLKYQLLDMRDRSRLATGLVERIGESASRLVHTPLTGDGKPRERAGRIADHEEALNAAAEELAADGLGLDSPELAAIGHRVVHGGLRFSEPAVITDEVLQEIERLVPVAPLHNPANITGIRTARALRPDLPQVAVFDTAFHTTMPEYAARYAIDVETADAHRIRRYGFHGTSHAYVSRRTAELLGRPVEDVNVIVLHLGNGASASAVAGGRCVDTSMGLTPLEGLVMGTRSGDIDPAVTFHLQRVAGMSTDEIDVLLNKRSGLTGLCGDNDMREIRRRVDEGDERAALAFDVYIHRLKKYVGAYAAVLGRVDAVVFTAGVGENSAPVREAALAGMQLFGLAVDADRNAVRSAEPRLISPDDARVAVAVVPTDEELEIAGQTFALVHN from the coding sequence ATGACAGACGCCCGTCGCGTACTCGTGCTCAATTCCGGTTCCTCGTCGCTGAAGTACCAGCTGCTGGACATGCGCGACCGCTCCCGGCTGGCCACCGGGCTCGTCGAGCGGATCGGCGAGTCGGCGTCCCGGCTGGTGCACACGCCCCTGACCGGCGACGGGAAGCCCAGGGAGCGCGCCGGGCGCATCGCCGACCACGAGGAGGCACTGAACGCCGCGGCCGAGGAGCTGGCGGCCGACGGCCTCGGGCTCGACTCCCCCGAACTGGCCGCGATCGGCCACCGGGTGGTGCACGGCGGGCTCAGGTTCAGCGAGCCCGCGGTGATCACCGACGAGGTGCTGCAGGAGATCGAGCGGCTGGTCCCGGTCGCCCCGCTGCACAACCCGGCCAACATCACCGGGATCCGCACCGCCCGGGCACTGCGGCCGGACCTGCCGCAGGTCGCGGTCTTCGACACGGCGTTCCACACGACGATGCCGGAGTACGCGGCGCGCTACGCGATCGACGTCGAGACCGCAGACGCGCACCGCATCCGCCGTTACGGCTTCCACGGCACCTCGCACGCCTACGTGTCGCGCAGGACGGCGGAGCTGCTGGGCCGGCCCGTGGAGGACGTGAACGTGATCGTGCTCCATCTGGGCAACGGTGCCTCCGCGTCCGCGGTGGCGGGCGGCCGGTGCGTGGACACGTCGATGGGACTGACCCCCTTGGAGGGGCTGGTCATGGGTACGCGTTCGGGAGACATCGATCCGGCCGTCACCTTCCACCTGCAGCGGGTGGCGGGGATGTCGACGGACGAGATCGACGTCCTGCTGAACAAGAGGAGCGGCCTGACCGGTCTCTGCGGCGACAACGACATGCGGGAGATCCGGCGCCGGGTGGACGAGGGCGACGAGCGGGCCGCCCTCGCGTTCGACGTCTACATCCACCGGCTGAAGAAGTACGTCGGCGCCTATGCGGCGGTGCTCGGCCGGGTGGACGCGGTGGTGTTCACGGCGGGGGTCGGGGAGAACTCGGCTCCGGTGCGCGAGGCTGCGCTGGCCGGGATGCAGCTCTTCGGCCTTGCGGTGGACGCGGACCGCAATGCCGTGCGGTCCGCCGAACCCCGGCTGATCTCGCCCGACGACGCCAGGGTCGCGGTCGCGGTCGTGCCTACGGACGAGGAGCTGGAGATCGCCGGCCAGACCTTCGCCCTGGTCCACAACTGA
- a CDS encoding DUF6114 domain-containing protein yields the protein MSPESTGQNEHYLTVYRRGFRTWRGNRPFWAGLFTILGGLPIAYFPYANMHLGNMTIAMSTTAGAGSLIIGVLLVTLGLTMWFHHIVRVFAGVAAILLALISIPVANIGGFIVGFVFALLGGALSIAWVPGEAKAAAAAGAPEKWTQQDDDARAPEYGQEFHGAPSVPPQPAQFDGTVEADGGRHRAG from the coding sequence ATGAGCCCCGAGTCCACAGGGCAGAACGAGCACTACCTCACCGTCTACCGGCGGGGATTCCGCACCTGGCGGGGTAACCGGCCGTTCTGGGCGGGCCTGTTCACCATCTTGGGTGGTCTACCCATCGCGTACTTCCCGTACGCCAACATGCACCTCGGCAACATGACGATCGCGATGTCGACCACCGCAGGTGCGGGATCGCTGATCATCGGGGTCCTGCTCGTCACACTGGGCCTCACGATGTGGTTCCACCACATCGTGCGGGTGTTCGCCGGTGTCGCCGCGATCCTGCTCGCGCTGATCTCCATACCCGTCGCCAACATCGGCGGCTTCATCGTCGGCTTCGTCTTCGCGCTCCTCGGCGGAGCCCTCTCCATCGCCTGGGTGCCGGGCGAGGCGAAGGCCGCCGCGGCGGCAGGCGCTCCGGAGAAGTGGACGCAGCAGGACGACGACGCCCGGGCGCCGGAGTACGGCCAGGAGTTCCACGGCGCGCCCTCGGTCCCGCCGCAGCCGGCACAGTTCGACGGGACGGTCGAGGCCGACGGCGGGAGGCATCGTGCGGGGTGA
- a CDS encoding response regulator, producing the protein MIRVLVVEDDPVAADAHQLYVGRVPGFEVAAVAHSRAEAVRALDRTEVDLLLLDLYLPDGHGLQLLRSLRAAGHGADVIAVTSARDLAVVREGVSLGVVQYVLKPFTYPTLRDRLVRYAEFRAAAGEASGQEEVDRALGALRVADPATLPKGLSGPTLRAVTRALRESPEGATAAATGEELGISRITARRYLEHLVTAGRAERRPSYGQVGRPELHYHWVAETR; encoded by the coding sequence ATGATCCGGGTGCTGGTCGTGGAGGACGACCCGGTGGCCGCCGACGCCCATCAGCTGTACGTGGGCCGGGTGCCGGGCTTCGAGGTGGCGGCCGTCGCCCACTCCCGGGCGGAGGCCGTACGGGCGCTGGACCGCACGGAGGTGGATCTGCTCCTGCTGGACCTCTACCTGCCGGACGGGCACGGCCTGCAGCTGCTGCGCTCGCTGCGGGCGGCGGGGCACGGTGCGGACGTCATCGCGGTGACGTCGGCGCGCGACCTGGCGGTGGTGCGGGAGGGGGTGTCGCTGGGCGTCGTGCAGTACGTGCTGAAGCCCTTCACCTATCCCACGCTCCGGGACCGGCTCGTGCGGTACGCCGAGTTCCGGGCGGCGGCCGGTGAGGCGAGCGGCCAGGAGGAGGTGGACCGGGCTCTGGGCGCGCTGCGGGTCGCGGACCCCGCGACGCTGCCCAAGGGCCTGAGCGGGCCGACCCTGCGGGCCGTGACCCGGGCCCTGCGGGAGTCCCCGGAGGGGGCGACGGCAGCGGCCACCGGGGAGGAACTGGGCATCTCGCGGATCACCGCCCGCCGCTATCTGGAGCACCTGGTGACCGCCGGACGGGCCGAACGGCGCCCGAGCTACGGCCAGGTGGGCCGTCCCGAACTGCATTACCACTGGGTGGCCGAAACCCGCTGA